One Arachis hypogaea cultivar Tifrunner chromosome 2, arahy.Tifrunner.gnm2.J5K5, whole genome shotgun sequence genomic window, aattttagGCTTTCTTCATTTAGAATGTCATAAAgttaattttgtttctctttcctgatataaataattaaatgttatcacattttttaataataatttacaataaaaagaaacataACAGTTTTTTAGGCATTCTCTATTTATTgatgatatatatatagttttaattGGTATGGACACTCTcatctaattaaatatttatgtttgtaaaatttttataattggaattttataaaatatttaaaattaatgataCTGGAaaactaaattattattaatatttatttaataaatatttaatttatattgattTTCGTAAGAAATAAGGAATGTTCCAGCTATTTAGGAGAGAGAGggacaaagaaaatagaatataagTAATAAGAAAACATAAAAGACCCCGTCTACCTAACTTCTGAGTGGGCCAATAAGCCCACTTTAGTAGATATTTTAGGTTATTATTTTAATAGAGTTTTTtaataccaaaataaaaaatttaagttctTTTATCCTCCCCCACCCGGCCACCCCCCTTAACTTTCCACAATTGAAGACTCAGTTTTagggattttttaaataaatattttttgcatctgttttatgcatttaaattctGTATCTCACCGTATAAATGAGATAAgtaatatgatataaaaataaattgtatttaaattatatatttgtaaataaaatatttatttaaaaaatttattgttttagttGACTTTATCTATGTATTATTTTTAGCATCAAATTACTTATGAATTTTATGTTATATAAGAAAATATTTATTGATATATTATTTCGGCTGAATTGTGATTAGGGTTGCATATGGATCAGATAATATTCTCATATCTGCGATAATTATTCACATCCGATTCAAATTTTACGGATATTATCTAATTTGCAGAGTCACCAGGTCAGATCGAATTCGATCCACACTATGGTAGAATCAGATTGCGGATTTGGTAGTGATATTCGCGAATCTAGTCTGTAGATTTGCATATCCGCACGTCTCATATAAATAGCAGAGTTTAAGAAAGTAAACTCTAAtttgatatgaattttagtgtgttgttttatgaattttatgatatcttgtttttaattttttatattgtactttaatttagaataattaaacttagatcttgtgttattatttttcttttgttattcaaaaaattttttattgataatattttaggagtaaataggtttaaacagatagaaaaatagattttctagaaccaaaaaagattttaaaacaaTGTTTTTTGAATTATGTGGATATACCCGATATAGAATTCGATCCAATCCGCATTGGATCTAACTAGAAAAAATGCGGATATCGTATCTGATTCGATCCAATAAACACAGTACAGATCAGATAGAATTATAAGTTATATCCGATCCAATTCGATGTGTACAGCCCTAATTATGATACCCTTGTCCTTAAACTAAAAACATGAACTAAACTGCTAAGAAAAAGTTTAGGGAGataatgaagattgaagaagactATATAACCATGTGTATAATATATGCATGCAATTAAAGTGATTAACTATTGGCACCATCATTAGCTTGTCAAAAAAGAAATGTTAGATAAATATTAAGGTGGTCCTAAACAATAGGGTGGCTATTTTCCTTTTCCATAGTTTATGATTCATAAATCATATAATTTGGATCATCATTGACGTTTATGTGTAAACTTTAAGCCCCATGTTTAtcctaaagcgaaaaacaaaagaaaactacGTCCCAACCTAAAAGCGAAACAATCAATGGCTCAATGCTATGATTTTTTATTACACAtataatatctattttaaaaaaCAAGTGAATAAtgagtttttgaattttatagctGTTCATGATTATTTAAGTAGTTCGAGTTTATTTGTCTTTGGGAATTATGATAAAGTATTTTTCTTCGTAGGAGGTTTTAGTTTTACTATATATTATTACCTAAAAAATGAATAGTTCTCTTATAAATTTTTGagatttattgaaataaatatatctaatatgaAAAAGTTGCATttagaaaataacattaataaatttttgaTGATGGTGGTATTTTCTTTTGAGCTCTCTGTGTATGACAGTATGAGTGAATGTGGGAGTGAAAGAAAGAACAGTGAACAAGATAGTAAATGAGTGAATGTGAAAAGGTTGAAAATCTTGTTAATTAGAGAGGGGTTAGATTTTGTTAACTATAATGATGGGaagtgttaaaaaaaaaaagattgtgaATTTAGACAAGGGTTGGGTGTTTGTACTGTGACGCGATGatgtttgagttttttttttttttattattaaagatAGGAGATTCGAACTCGCAACCTTTTAATTGAGCATAGAGAGACTATGCTATTTGAACTATTATTTATTGGCCGCGATGATGTTTGAGTTGCAGAGAGAGAATTTTTAATTCCTATAATTATTTGGAGTTGATatctaaattatatatcaaaCCGTTAGTTAACAGAAGTTGATTtgtctatttttctttttgagtggagaattttatcaaaatttaaaaatagttaaaatatgtTATGTCTcacaaaaaaatatcaaaaatttaaaaaaatattgtgacataaaatactaaaaataagcagaagaaggaggagaagattagcttgaaaacaaacaaattaaaatgtTTAATATTGTTAAAGATGTTGTAATATGTGATGAAATACACATTCGAAATTTTAGTTGCATCACTAATTAACActttctccctttccccttctctGTTGTCTTGCATTTTGTAGCTGtatgaaaccaaaaaaataatataaaataaaagaacgaAGGAATTGAATAATGATTCTTTATTTAGattaataaaaagattatttaGTTAGTTGCTTTGTGGCAAGTTAGTTGCATGCACAGCTTATTAGGGAAAAAGTTGACAAAGCtttatgaaataataataataataataataataataataataataaataaataaataaataaataaataaataatgattaGTGACTAACCAATGACTTAATTATATCCTTCCTATTAATCAAGCATAATAATAAACAATGAGCACAATAAAAAagtaataatcaaaataaaattattgaggTTCAATACACTACAGTACGAAACTACGAACAAGGACAACTTTcatttctatttaattttattttaaatgcacttattttttacttgttttttaCGGACAGAATGGGAAAAAAATTAATCTCAAAAGAATTTGACTAAAAACACTaagtattaaataattaaaacatggaaaaatttaaatataaatgtatgaaaaacataataattttttatcataaataattttaacaaaTGTTTATAGAATACTAATTGTTAGCAAAaagtcattttaaataaattatacaaaaagATATGGTTGATTATCATCAAAGACTATCCATCACACACACATCAACTAATACAcaccaattaaaataaaaataaaaaataagcacAAAGAATTACTCTAAAAGAAGGGGAAAAAGGATTAGGATAGATAAATAAATTTAGtccagaaaaagaaaaatttgaagaaaaagatGAGTGGAAAAAAAATCACAGATCACTCATTTTGGTAACTTGCATTCTCCACCGTTCATCTCATCTTTGTCTTTCTCCTTCTTAAAATAGATGAAAGAcagagagaaaataaaacaaaacaactgaaaaacaaaaaacaaaaagaagataaaaaaaaaataatatcaaaaaaaCGCAAAACACGAAAATCGAAAGAAGCCTTaaacacagagaagaagagatagaaaaacagagaaaaatcCAAAGAACACATTACACATTCCAATAAAGACTGAGAAATTAAAAATCTTTATTATTAGGGTTTTTCTAATTTCCCCTCTTTCTCATTTTGATTTTCCTtcacattttcttttttattttcgtttcCACCAAACACCCTTCCCGCTCCCGCATTCTTTCATCCCAAGGAAGCGGTGATTCACTGTTCTTCACCTCTTTCTCGATTTGCAGAAACTGGTGACTCaaattttcgttttttttctcGGAGAAATTTTGTTCGGAACTTTTTCCGGCCGGCGGAGCTGAAATTTCCGGGAAATTTTGACTCATACTTTCTGCTGATGCTCTGAAATCTTCGCTGCCGGCTGCTATTGGTTCTTCAACGTCGATTCCTTCAAGGTGGTTTCCATTTTTTTGAATGTTCCTATTtctgaatttttctttttatcatttgcccttttttcttgtttggtgtgaaaaatTTACTCTCAAATTATCAGTTTCTGGGAGAATTTGTTTCCCTGAAAGGGTTTTGAGCTGGTTTtgtaaatgaaaaattaaagaatcaaTTTCACCACTCTGATGCTGTAACTTTTTTCTCTATCGTTTCTTTGGTGGCcttattttaattgttattttaggCCTAATGTCTTTGTTTTCAACTGTTGTAGGTTTTCCCTCTGGTTGGTTGATCCGAGAGGGATGATGGGAGCTGGAAGAAAATGGTTGGTTTGTGGTATGCTTTGATAGAGAGACAGGGTGTTTGGAATCTTAATTGTTTGATATATTTGTGTTGCTTAGATTCTTGAATGCATTTTGGCCTATGGCTACGAAGGTAGTTTCGTCTTCCAAGGATTTGATAAAATGCTGCAACTGCGGTTGTAGTTGCTCTTTGGAAGGTGAACCTGCAGGGACTTGGATTCGCTCTGTTAAACGGAAGCATGATGAGTTTGAGCAGGGTACCAATTTTGTTGTCCCTGGGTTGGATTTGGATGTTTCGGTTGTGCGAGTTGAAATCGAGAACGAGGTTGCTGCATTACGTGAGGCAATTATCAGTCAACAGAAGACCATAAAAGACTTGAATGCTGAGTTGGAGGAGGAGAGGAACTCTTCTTCGACCGCTGCCAATGAGACCATGTCTATGATATTGAGGTTGCAAAGGGAGAAGGCAGAGATTCAGATGGAAGCCCGGCAATTCAAGCGTTATGCGGAGGAGAAGATGCAACATGATCAGGAGGAGATTTTAGCATTGGATGATTTGTTGTATAAGAAAGAACAGACGATTGAGTCGCTGACTTGTGAAATTCAGGCATATAAGCACAGGATGATGAGTTTTGGGCTCACTGAGGCCGAGGCAGATGGCAATTTACTATATGATCTTCCAGCCTATGAATACCCTCCTTTGAAATGCAATGCGAGGAATGCTGGCATGGATGCTGATAATGATGACACGGATATTGAAAAGTATGCATTTGGTGAAACTCCTAGGGACCGGTTGAGGAACATAGAAGATAGGATTTCCGAAATGGAGAGAACACCCACTTACAAAGAGCTCGATGCGGATTTTACAGGGAGAAATACTCTAGAGAAGACTTCACATTTTAGGAAAACTTCCACCGACTCAGTGGGTAGAGAAGCAGGTTCTGGGTATTTGTCAGATTCTCCGAAGGTCAATAGTAACTTTAGGAGAGACTATTTCTCACAATCCGAGGACCAGTCCAACTTGAAGAAAGATAATGCATCAGAAGCCGATGATACCACTGACAGAATATATACCATTGACTCGGTTCACAGTCGGGCACCTCATAATGGTTTCACAGGGTCCAAAGCTGGAGGAGCTGCTTTTGAAGATTCTACTGGCTCGCCAAGGGAATTGAGGAACCATGAGGAATATGAGGATCCCTACGTTAAGAAGCTTTATATGAGGCTTCAGGCACTTGAGGCTGATAGGGAATCGATGAGGCAGGCACTCATTTCAATGCGCACAGATAAAGCACAACTTGTGTTACTGAAGGAAATAGCTCAACAACTGTGCAAGGACATGTCACCACAACGAAAAATGACAAATAGGAAGTCAGCTATCGGTGGAAGATCTTCACTCGCGTCAATTGTGAAGGTAAGTGTAAAATAAATGTGGTTTCTGCCAACATATTGCATGGGATTTTGCCAAGTATAACAAATCATGAGAGATTCATCCATTTGATTTTGGTATTAAAGTAAAGTTTGGACTGAGCAGAATGCTCATCCCAAACCCAGTAAGGCGGGCATACATATTCATCCTATTTAATATATTCATCATTTAGCTTCTGCTCATCGTTGTTGACCTTTCGGTAAAAAATTTATGGCAAGAGCCAAGAGGTTTTCAGCAAAACAAGTTCTTGTCTTTTTCCAAGTCTTTTAAAATGCCATCCAGGATTCTGAAGTGATTGCATTTGGAAGTTAACCCTGTAATTCATGTTTTAGCTGCTTGTTTTATATTCATCTCACTAATTCCTTTTGAAAACATCATCCTTGTTAATTGTGATGAAGATTATGGCCGCAGTACTTATATCATTTCATCTTTTTGTTTTCAGTGGATCTCATCAGTTGTTATATGGAGAAAGAGAGCTCATCAAAGCAAGTAAGTGACGCCTAACATATTTTCTGATGGTTTAAAATACACTTGTCTGCGAAGCAAGATTGTTCGTAGTTTTCTTCCTATTATGAAGTGCATGGTCTACCGAAATGAGAGCAGAATCTGGCATAATTCTTATAACAATGCAGTTCTTTGATTTCAAGTTGCATATATTCATAAGGCATAACTTGCATCAAATATTGAACATTTAGGAGTTTCTATATCCTTTACGTCATTCACCATTTACCTTTGAAATATCCTATCAATGTCTTAACTATTAATAATACTTCGTGTATAATGGTTTATATATTTTACTTAATCCAGAGTTCACAATCCTTATGCTTTGCACTAAGGAGTCTGAGTATCTTCTGTTTTTGGAAATTTATAACTTGTGTCTTTTGCTCATTGCTTTTGTTTCTGCATCTTTCATTTTGTGGTTTCTATTTTAGCTGTGTCGGACTTTCTCATCATCTCTATCTTGGTTCTTTAGTTAGCATAACTATAGGGGAGAATATAAAAACACCATGACCTTCCGAGTGTAATAGTATTTAGATGTTTAGATGATTTAGGAAAACATAGGCTTCAATGTGGAGCATAGCTCTAGGTGCTTAGTGATGGAACTTTTCAGGTTGTTTCTGAATTGGTTGTTGCATCACAGATCCTCAAAGTATAGCCATCTCATTTGAATAGCAATTTCGCTTTAATCTCTGTTCATTTTGCTTGTGGTTATTCTGCATTTCATTATAGGTTATAGGGTGGTTTATGAGAGTATATATTGATTGGAAAATGTTTCTTTAACATTACTGAATGTGTCAACGTTCACTTTATCACCCTTAGATTTTCGTGTGGCTCAACATTCAAATTCTTGTCTTTTTAGTGTCGATTCATGTTGCATGTCCAATCAACACCTACTCTTAGATGTTTGAATAATATCAATCGTTATCATATTATTTAAAATGCTTGCAATCGCAGGTATGGATTTGGGCTACCAGCTGATAGCACAGGCTTGTTGATGCTCCTGGACAAAGGTATAACACACACAAGGCCATGGAGATGTATTTCAAGAACACAAGTGGGAAACTAAATTCTCCAATTCCCACCATGTCAATCATCAAATGTGGAAGCagaaattgaaaatcttttgtgACACTACTACAACAATGAGAATTCTTTTCTTGTTCAACAACATGAGCTTTTTTTCTGCTTGAAAAGTGGTGTATTGTGCAGTGTTCTTATATTTGTTCTGCGTATGAAATTTAAGGTGATTTCTTGGTAAAATTTGATTGGTAAAACTTGGTTATGGTTTGTTTGGAGTTGAGCTTTGAGGGTTGCCATTTTGGACAATCCTCATTCCTCTCTTGTATATGACTATGCCTACTCATGCAAGTGTCCCTAATCTTTATGTAGTGTCTATTCTCAACCTCAAATTTCTACCAAGTTCAGCTTTGTGTGCATAATCTTAGAGCCTCAGTCTCACATTCAAATGTACCATAACTTCCAA contains:
- the LOC112757184 gene encoding myosin-binding protein 7, with amino-acid sequence MATKVVSSSKDLIKCCNCGCSCSLEGEPAGTWIRSVKRKHDEFEQGTNFVVPGLDLDVSVVRVEIENEVAALREAIISQQKTIKDLNAELEEERNSSSTAANETMSMILRLQREKAEIQMEARQFKRYAEEKMQHDQEEILALDDLLYKKEQTIESLTCEIQAYKHRMMSFGLTEAEADGNLLYDLPAYEYPPLKCNARNAGMDADNDDTDIEKYAFGETPRDRLRNIEDRISEMERTPTYKELDADFTGRNTLEKTSHFRKTSTDSVGREAGSGYLSDSPKVNSNFRRDYFSQSEDQSNLKKDNASEADDTTDRIYTIDSVHSRAPHNGFTGSKAGGAAFEDSTGSPRELRNHEEYEDPYVKKLYMRLQALEADRESMRQALISMRTDKAQLVLLKEIAQQLCKDMSPQRKMTNRKSAIGGRSSLASIVKWISSVVIWRKRAHQSKYGFGLPADSTGLLMLLDKGITHTRPWRCISRTQVGN